Below is a genomic region from Echinicola rosea.
ACCACGCGAAGCATGGACGTAAAGAAGATGATTAAGCACAATCTATTCAACATACGAATAACCTACGGCGTGTTGCTAAAAAGGTTGGCTTAGTCAAAAAAAAAAGCCGGAAAAAAATCCCGGCCTTCTTTGTGTCTCCTCTTTATATCTTAAACCCGCATTATGCATTAGCCTATCTATTCCGAGCTGATCCGCCGCGGCGGACAAAATCAGTCGCTTCGCTGCTGTTTTCGATTCTACCTGGCGGTAGACAGGTTCACCATCCGCCGCGGCGGATGATTCAATCTCCAAACAGCCTGATTTTCTTGTAGTTTCAGCTCTTATTACGATTCCTAATGCATAAAACGGGTTAAAAGAATTCCTTCATTTTATCGAAGAATGTCTTTTCATATTTCCCTGGAGCGGGAATAAAATTCTCCGATTCCCTTAAGGATTCCAACTTTTCTTTTTCTTCTTTGGTAAGTTGCTGCGGTGTCCAAACATTTACATGGATGAGCTCGTCACCTCGGCCAAACCCATTGAGGTCTTTGATGCCCTTGCCTTTGAGGCGAAGGATCTTGCCGCTTTGGGTACCGGGTTCGAGCTTGATCTTCACTTTGCTTTCGATGGTAGGCACTTCTATGTGCGCTCCCAATGCCGCATCCACAAAATTCACATACAGGTCATAGACTACGTTATTACCATCTCGCTGTAGAATGTCATGCTCAATTTCTTCGATCACGATCAGCAAATCACCGGCTACTCCACCTGGAATTTCATTTCCTTTACCAGACATGCTGAGCTGTATACCGTCGGCCACCCCTGCAGGAATGTTTATCGGAATGACTTCCTCCTTAAGGATCAATCCTCTGGCATCTGCATGGTCTGGCTTTTTGTCAATGATCTGACCAGTGCCACCGCAGTTAGGACAAGCACTTGCCGACACCATCTGGCCGAGCATGGTATTGACTACCTTTTTCACCTGACCAGAACCTTGACAAGTCGAGCATGTTTTAAAAGACACGCCGTCTGCTACCACATGGCGCTTTACCTTGATCTTTTTCTCTACGCCATTGGCGACTTCTTTTAGATTGACTTTCAGCTTTACGCGGAGATTCGCTCCTTTTCGCATGCGGCGACCGCCTCCACGACCACCGCCAAAGAAGGATTCAAAGCCTCCACCACCACCGAAGATGTCTCCAAACTGCGAGAAGATATCATCCATGTTCATACCTCCACCGCCGCCAAAGCCGCCATTACCACTTACGCCTTGGTGGCCAAACTGGTCATAGCGCTGCTTTTTCTCGGGGTTACTGAGCACTTCATACGCTTCAGCAGCCTCTTTAAACTTTTCTTCGGCTTCTTCGTCTCCGGGGTTTTTGTCAGGGTGATACTTTAAGGCCATCTTACGATAGGCCTTTTTGATTTCATCTGCACCGGCTCCTTTGGAAAGCCCTAATACTTCATAATAGTCTCTCTTTGCCATAATATCTTAAGATCCAATGACTACCTTGGCAAACCTTACTACTTTGTCGCCAAGCTTGTAGCCTTTTTCCACCACATCTATTACTTTTCCCTTCATATCTTCTGAGGGAGCGGGAATCTGCGTAATGGCCTCTTGGGTATCGGCATCAAATTCTTTTCCGATCAAATCTTCCATCGCCGTCAATCCTTTTGCCTCCAATACCTTCAACAGTTTATTATAAATCAATAAACTGCCCTCCAAGGTCTTCTCGCCTCCAGCTTCTTTTTCCTCAGCTTTTATAGCTCTTTCAAAATCATCCACTACAGGAATCAAGTCTTTCAATACATCCTCAGAAGCTGTCTTGATTAACTCCAGACGCTCCTTGGAAGTCCTCCTCCTGTAATTTTCAAACTCTGAGTAAAGCCTTAAATATTTTTCCTTCAATTCCTGGCTTTCTGCTTTAAGTTGCTCCTCGACTGACAATTCTTCAGCAGGTTGTTCTTCTGCAGGTTGTTCCTCAGTCTTTTCTTCACTGTTCACAGCACCTTCTTCGTTTTTCACTTCTTGGTTTTGTGCATCTAATTGCTCTTCTGCGGCTAATTTTTCCTTATTCATATCTCCTTTTGAATAACTATCTTGCTCTAACATATGATATAGATTTCACTCATACTCCTGATCGAATATCAATTAGTTTGCCACTTTACATACCATGACAAACTGACATCATCCGACAATCGCCGAATAGACCATGTCTTTCAGCTTGTCCAGGTTATATTGGCTTACAGATGAAATGAAGAGACTTGGTACTCCCTCAGGAAGGTCATCACTCATTTCTTCCATCAATTCATCATCCAGCATGTCTGCCTTCGATACAGCCAAGATTCTTTGCTTGTCCAATAACTCAGGATTGTATTCCTTAAGTTCATTAAGCAGAACAGTATATTGCTCTTTGATGCTATCTGCGTCAGCAGGCACCAGAAACAATAAAATGGAATTTCGTTCTATGTGCCTCAAAAACCTCAGCCCAAGTCCCCGGCCATCAGACGCTCCCTCGATGATCCCAGGGATGTCGGCCATCACAAATGACCTGTCATCACGATAGCTCACCACTCCCAGATTCGGCACCAAGGTAGTAAAAGGATAATCCCCGATCTCTGGCTTGGCGGCGGATATGCTCGAAAGCAAGGTGGACTTACCCGCATTCGGAAACCCTACCAACCCTACATCGGCCAATAGCTTAAGCTCCAAGATGATCCATTCCTCTATCCCCTCTTCACCCGGCTGAGCATAATGGGGAGCCTGATTTGTGGAAGTCTTAAAGTGGTCATTGCCGAGACCGCCCCTGCCTCCTTTGGTCAAAACGACCTCTTCTCCATCTGCAGTGATCTCAAAACGCACTTCTTGGGTTTCGGCATCTTTGGCCACCGTACCTAACGGAACCTCCAACACAACATCCTCGCCGTCCTTGCCGCTCCTGCGGCCACCTTCGCCGCCCTTGCCGTTCTTGGCAATAATGTGCTTCCGGTATTTAAGGTGCAGCAGGGTCCAAAGCTGGGAGTTTCCCCTGAGGATAATATGCCCGCCTCTTCCTCCATCCCCTCCGTCAGGGCCACCTTTGGGAACGTGCTTCTCTCTTCTGAAGTGGGCAGCACCAGCTCCTCCCGCCCCAGACCTGGAGCAAAACTTCACATAATCTATAAAATTCGAATCTGCCACTTTTCTATTGCTTAATGCACTGAAATAAAAGAGGCTAAGAAAAACTCTTAGCCAATGTTAAATTTTCACAAAGGTACGATTATTTTCGATTTTAGTACTGATCGATTACCGCACAGATTTTACCGAAAATTTCGTCGATTCCTCCCACACCATGAATGGTCGAAAGCTTCCCTTGCTTTTCATAAAAAGAAGCTACCGGCAAGGTTTCTTCTTTGTACACTTTTATTCTGGTATTGATTTTCTCTTCATCTTGGTCATCTACCCTTCCAGAAGTTTTTCCCCTGTGACGGATACGCTCCTTCAGTTCATCCTCAGGCACTTCTAACGCTATCATTCCAGAAATACCCATACCTTTTTCCTCCAACAGCTTATCCAGCGCCTCTGCCTGTGCCACCGTCCGGGGGAAACCATCCAAGATAAATCCTTTTGCTCCTTCTGTGGTTTTGATTTTATCGTCCACCATGCCAATCACCACTTCATCAGGCACCAACCGGCCCTCATCCATATATTTTCTGGCCAGCTTACCCAAATCTGTCCCTTCACCTAGGTGCTTCCTGAACAAATCCCCGGTAGAAATGTGCTCCAAATTATATTTTGCAATAAGCTTTTCACTTTGCGTCCCCTTACCGGCACCCGGAGGGCCAAATAATACGATGTTTAGCATGATTTATAGTTTGGTTAATACAGTGTTTTAGGGAATCCCCTTCATTTTAGTTGATATATTTCTCTGAGGTTTCGGCCATAACCATCGTAATCCAATCCATAGCCGACCACGAATTTGTTTGGAATCTCAAACCCCACGTAATCTACTGCTACTTCTGTCAACAAGGCTTCTGGCTTTAGCAATAGACTGACGACTGCTATGCTGGCTGGTGACTTTGCCTGCAACAACCCCTTCAGGTGCTCCATGCTCCTACCAGTATCCACGATGTCCTCCACAATGATAATATGCCTATCCTGTACATCCTCCTTAAGCCCCACCAACTCCTGAACATTTCCCGTGGACTTCATCGCTTCATAAGAGGCGATCTTTATAAAGGATACTTCCAATGGAACCGACACTTCCTTCATCAAATCGGACAAGAACATGAAGGCTCCATTCAGAATCCCCAAAACGAGCGGACTTTTCCCATCGTAATCCTGGGACAGCATCCTTCCCAGCGCCTTCACCCGCACATCCAACCGCTCCTCTGACAGGTATGGCTCAAACTCTTTGTCTTTTACCTTTAGCATATTACAATAAAAAAGCCCCGACTCCAGGGCGCTACAAATATAGAAAATTTTCGTTTGTGCTTCCTAATTTGAAAGCCAAAGACTTAGCCTATAGGCGAGCCATCAGGTATTTGTACAATTGAATCATTGATTCCAGGTCTTTTAGTGACACTTTCTCATACGGTGTATGGACATTATCTTCGGCCGCACCAATAAAGCACCAATCCACTAAATAGGGACTCATCTGCACCTCTCGGCCATCACTTCCCCCAGCACCCTCCACTTCCAATTGGTACGGAACACCACTTTCTTCTGCTAGCCGGACTATTTTATCGGTAAATACTTTCCTTGGGATAAACTTATCCCTGAGGGATATGGCCACACCTTCATGGTGCCTGACCCCTTCTGTCACCCAAGTGATATCCGATATCAAAGCCTGCTTCACTTCCCACTGCTCATAGATGTATTTCATCAAAAAAGGAACACTTCCTCCACCATGTTCCTCATAGGTAGAGAAAACGATCACACCATCTTGCAGCTCCTCGCACAAGCGCAGTGCATTATAAACGCCCAATCGATTATCCAAGTAAGCTGCTTGTATAAAACCATCCTCCACGGAAATGTTTTGTGCATAGGACAAATTAGTGCCAGGGATGATCCCTCTCGGAAAATCATGTGTAACGTCCCCATCTTGAATCTTCACTTTACAGGCAATTGGCCCCATGGCATCCTCTCCGACCAAGGCATCGCCATCCTCCACATCTGGACCTCCTACCGGGACGAGCTGATTTTCATACCGACTGGTAAAGCCAATGGTATCCATGTGGGCAAAGACCGCTGTACGCGGATTTCCGAATTTTAAGATAATGTTATCATGAAATTCTTCTCCAAAAAAGACTTCAGGCATAACCTTCCAGCTGCTTCTACGTTTAAGCACATAGTCAACTATAAAAGCAGAAAAAGCATGTTCCTCTCCAGAAACCCCTCTTTTTTCGAGGATTTCAAATAGAAAATCAAGGTTTGGCATAGTTTATGAATGTTTATTTTCTGCAAATTTGGGATAATTTCTCCTAAAACAAATAGTGAAAAATTTATAGTTATTGAATAAAAAATTTACATTTGCATTACAGTTATTAGTTACTAAGTTTGGATTTAAATTAATTAAACACTTAATTTTGAAAAAAAATTTTTTTTAAATCATGAAAAAATTATTACTATCAACATTAATGGCTGGAGCGTTAGCAGTTGGAGCTAACGCCCAAGATGACTTCAACAAGTGGTCAATCGATGTCAATGGTGGGTTCAATAAACCTATGACTCCCATGTCACCAGGTTATTATTCCCCTTCCTTGAACCTTGGACATGCTGACGTAGGTGTTAGATACATGTTCAATGAGAAATTCGGTGCGAAAGTGGATTATGGTTTTGGTAAATATCAAAACGCTGATGAAACGCCATCTTTCGAAACAAATTACTACAGAGTTAACCTTCAAGGTGTTGCCAACCTTGCCAGAGTTTTTAACTTCGAGACTTGGACGAACACAGTTGGTCTATTGACGCACTTTGGTGCTGGTTTCGGAAGAGTAACTCCTCAAGAAAACGAATGGGCTGACTTCAAAGACGATACGTATAACTTCATCTTTGGCTTCACTCCACAAGTTCGACTTGGCAACAGAGTTTCCCTGAATGGTGACATCAGCATGTTGATCGCAGGCCGTCAAAATGTCGCCACCGATGGACATACTTCTATCAACCCTGGCGATCCTGGCTTCTACGGTGCCAATGCGGTATCTTGGACTGGTACATTGGGACTTTCTTTCTACCTTGGCGGCAACGATGTTCACGCTGACTGGTATGTAAGACAATCTCAGTATGCTACCAAGGACGAGCTGGAAAGCCAAATCGGTGAGATCAAAGATATGTTGAAAGACTCTGACGGTGATGGTGTACCTGACTACTTGGACAAAGAGCCTAACACTCCTGCTGGTGCAAGAGTTGACTCTCACGGTAGAACACTTGATTCTGACGGTGATGGCATCCCTGACCACTCTGACGACTGTGCTTTTGTTCCAGGTCCTGCATCTAACAATGGATGTCCTGTAGAAGAGGTTGACGAAACTGACTTCTTCAAGAAAGCTATTAACGAAGGCTATGTAAACGTTTACTATGCATTCGACAGTGCTAAGCCACTTGGTTACTCTTCTTCTTCAGTTAGCTATGTATCTAACTTCTTGAAGAGAAATCCAGGTGTAAATGTTGAGATCAAAGGTTATGCTGACGAAATCGGTCCTGACGATTACAACATGAAATTATCTGAGAAAAGAGCTAAAGCTGTTTACGACCTGCTAGTAGCTGCTGGTATTGATTCTTCCAGAATCTCCTACAAAGGATATGGTGAAGATACTAGCGTAGATAAGCAATCTGCAGATGCTCGTCAGCTTGCAAGAAGAGCTTCCTTCGAAGTTCAATAATAAAAGCTTAAAGCATTATTTAAAACCGGCCTTTTCAGGTCGGTTTTTTTTTGCTTATTTTTGGGCTATATGTTTGTACTTACCGACCAAAACTCCATTGCCAACCATTATCTGGAAGGCCTCAGGGACATCTCCCAGCAAAACGACCGCCTAAAATTCCGTAGAAATATGGAGCGTCTGGGAGAGATATTATCGTACGAACTTTCTAAATCCTTAGAATACGACACCCATACGATCACTACACCACTGGCGGACACTCCTTCCCGTAAACTCAAATCTTCCCCGGTGATCATCGCCATCCTTAGAGCTGCAATCCCTTTTTATAATGGAATAGTGAACTATTTTGACCAAGCAGATAGTGGTTTCATCGGCGCGTTCAGAAAGGAAGGCACGACTGATAGCGAAGTAGAGATTGACTTCAGCTACCTGGCCGCTCCAGAAATAGAAGGAAAGGAGATCATTTTGGCAGATCCTATGTTAGCGACAGGAAAATCACTGGTCACCAGTGTCCAGCAGCTATTAAAAAATGGCACCCCTAAAAACATCCACATCGTAGCAGCTATCGCTGCACCTGAAGGTTTGGAGCACCTAAAATCCCACCTCGGCCTCCCCTATCAATTATGGCTTGGTGCCATCGATGAAAAGCTCAATGAAAAAGCCTACATCGTCCCTGGGCTAGGCGACGCTGGTGATTTATCTTTTGGACCAAAACATTAACTGATTTTGATTTACGCGTTGATTGTTATAGGCTTTCTCATCCTTTTAGCTGGTGGAAAAGCTTTGGTAGATGGTGCATCAGCCATCGCTGCCAAGTTGGGCATGAGTCCCGGGCTTATTGGAATGACCATCGTGGCATTTGGCACTTCTGCGCCCGAATTGTTGGTCAGCGTCACTGCAGCACTAAAAGGCACAAGTGACATTGCAGTAGGAAACGTAGTAGGCTCCAATATTTCTAACATCTCCTTGGTCCTTGGAATCTCTGCACTGATATACCCTATAAAGCTGAATTTTCAAATTCTTAAATTTGACTACTTGTTCACTTTGTTCGCCACGATCTTATTTTATCTACTGGCATTGAACAATTGGATATCCCTTTGGGATGGCATTATCCTCTTCTTACTATTAATTCTTATCAATTGGTTTTACTTCAAAAAGTCCAATCAGCTTCCTGAGGAATTTTCTACGAAAGAGGCTGAGAAAGCCAAACATGAACCTCATCTAAAATCCATCGGCTATATCATAGCAGGGATTTTGGGACTTTATTTTGGAGCGGAATTACTTGTCAACAATGCCGTGACGCTAGCAAAAGAATATGGTGTTAGCGAACGCATCATAGGCGTAACGATCATTGCGATTGGAACCAGTTTACCTGAACTAGCGACCTCCGTAGTGGCTGCGCGAAAAAAAGAAACCGATATCGCATTAGGAAACATTTTAGGCAGCAATATGCAGAACATTCTTTCCATAATTGGTGTTACTGCTATTATAAAGCCGATTGAAGTAAGTGACCTATTTCTTTCAACAGACTTCCTTTGGATGATTGGTTTTACGGTGTTACTGTTCCCTATCATGAGAACTAGCTATAAAATCAGCCGACTAGAAGGCGGTATTCTACTTGTTGTTTATGGATTGTACCTAATATTTCTCCTGTGAGCCAAATGCTTGAATATATTCTCCAGTTCCTAGCCATCTATGTCGTTTGCCTATTCAAATTCATTGGAGGCCCATTACTAGGCAATGCTGCCCAATACAGCATTTTTGAAATTATTTTGGTTACGGTCTCCGGCATGATGACCAGTGTAGTCGTATTCACCTTTTTAGGGGAGTGGATCAAAACAAACTGGACCATCAAAATCCGAAAGAACAAAAAGAAATTTACCCCAAAAACAAGGAAGATCATTCAGGTATGGCAAAAATTCGGCGCAGCAGGTGTCGCAGCCATCACCCCCCTCGTGCTGACGCCTATAGGAGGAACTATACTTCTGACATCCTTTGGCGTAAAGCGTAGAAAGATTTTCTCCTATATGTTGCTGAGCGCGATCTGCTGGTCTTTCATTCTGGGAATGTCCATCAATCAACTGATGAAAATCCCCTTTTTGAAACAATTAATCGGGTGATTCCTCATCAGGCAACATTTCGATGTCCTGAATCAACACTTTCTTTGCAATCCCTTTGCCGGTAAGGGTAGCGGCCAATCCCCCCAAGGCAGTTTCTTTGTATTTGTTTTCCATACTGGCACCTATCTCTCCCATTGCTTCCACACATTCATCCACAGGAATCACCCCACTGACATCCGATAGGGCGATTTGTGCAGAACTATTGGCAATGGCCGCTGCACTGGCATTTCTCACCACACAAGGTATTTCCACAAGTCCCGCAACAGGATCACAGACCAATCCCAACATACATTGGATCGTAATCGCCACGGCATTAAAGACCTGGTCTGTATTACCTCCCAAACAATAGACCATTGCTCCTGAAGCCATCGCAGCAGCTGACCCCGTCTCTGCCTGACAGCCTCCCACGGCTCCAGCCAAGCTCGCATTCTGTTCAATGATCAAGGCAATTCCCGCACCGACCAAAAGTCCCTCTAAGACCTTCTGATCCTCCAGTCCGTGGATTTCCTGTAAAGTGTAAAGCGTACCCGGTAAAATGCCCGAGGCACCTGCCGTAGGTGCTGCTACAACCCTCCCCATACAGCTGTTCACCTCCTTCGCTGCCAATGCTCTTGAGATCAGTCGTTGGAATTCGGGAGACAGCACGGATAATGGATTGTTATATACTTTCTTTGCGCCATTGTTGATCATACCTGACCGGGACACCATCTCCTCCTTGAGGCCTGTCTCCACGGCATCTTTCATCACATGGTAAGCATTGAGCAGTCCTTCCCATACTTCCTCTTCGGGCTTGCTTCTCTGCTCCTTCTCATACTCCATTACAGGGGTATATAAAGGGACCTCCTTTTCCTCACAGTATGATTTCCATCCATGAAAAGTTTCAAATAGGTAACTCA
It encodes:
- the dnaJ gene encoding molecular chaperone DnaJ, which encodes MAKRDYYEVLGLSKGAGADEIKKAYRKMALKYHPDKNPGDEEAEEKFKEAAEAYEVLSNPEKKQRYDQFGHQGVSGNGGFGGGGGMNMDDIFSQFGDIFGGGGGFESFFGGGRGGGRRMRKGANLRVKLKVNLKEVANGVEKKIKVKRHVVADGVSFKTCSTCQGSGQVKKVVNTMLGQMVSASACPNCGGTGQIIDKKPDHADARGLILKEEVIPINIPAGVADGIQLSMSGKGNEIPGGVAGDLLIVIEEIEHDILQRDGNNVVYDLYVNFVDAALGAHIEVPTIESKVKIKLEPGTQSGKILRLKGKGIKDLNGFGRGDELIHVNVWTPQQLTKEEKEKLESLRESENFIPAPGKYEKTFFDKMKEFF
- the grpE gene encoding nucleotide exchange factor GrpE; this translates as MLEQDSYSKGDMNKEKLAAEEQLDAQNQEVKNEEGAVNSEEKTEEQPAEEQPAEELSVEEQLKAESQELKEKYLRLYSEFENYRRRTSKERLELIKTASEDVLKDLIPVVDDFERAIKAEEKEAGGEKTLEGSLLIYNKLLKVLEAKGLTAMEDLIGKEFDADTQEAITQIPAPSEDMKGKVIDVVEKGYKLGDKVVRFAKVVIGS
- the obgE gene encoding GTPase ObgE; translated protein: MADSNFIDYVKFCSRSGAGGAGAAHFRREKHVPKGGPDGGDGGRGGHIILRGNSQLWTLLHLKYRKHIIAKNGKGGEGGRRSGKDGEDVVLEVPLGTVAKDAETQEVRFEITADGEEVVLTKGGRGGLGNDHFKTSTNQAPHYAQPGEEGIEEWIILELKLLADVGLVGFPNAGKSTLLSSISAAKPEIGDYPFTTLVPNLGVVSYRDDRSFVMADIPGIIEGASDGRGLGLRFLRHIERNSILLFLVPADADSIKEQYTVLLNELKEYNPELLDKQRILAVSKADMLDDELMEEMSDDLPEGVPSLFISSVSQYNLDKLKDMVYSAIVG
- a CDS encoding adenylate kinase — its product is MLNIVLFGPPGAGKGTQSEKLIAKYNLEHISTGDLFRKHLGEGTDLGKLARKYMDEGRLVPDEVVIGMVDDKIKTTEGAKGFILDGFPRTVAQAEALDKLLEEKGMGISGMIALEVPEDELKERIRHRGKTSGRVDDQDEEKINTRIKVYKEETLPVASFYEKQGKLSTIHGVGGIDEIFGKICAVIDQY
- the hpt gene encoding hypoxanthine phosphoribosyltransferase produces the protein MLKVKDKEFEPYLSEERLDVRVKALGRMLSQDYDGKSPLVLGILNGAFMFLSDLMKEVSVPLEVSFIKIASYEAMKSTGNVQELVGLKEDVQDRHIIIVEDIVDTGRSMEHLKGLLQAKSPASIAVVSLLLKPEALLTEVAVDYVGFEIPNKFVVGYGLDYDGYGRNLREIYQLK
- a CDS encoding M20/M25/M40 family metallo-hydrolase; this translates as MPNLDFLFEILEKRGVSGEEHAFSAFIVDYVLKRRSSWKVMPEVFFGEEFHDNIILKFGNPRTAVFAHMDTIGFTSRYENQLVPVGGPDVEDGDALVGEDAMGPIACKVKIQDGDVTHDFPRGIIPGTNLSYAQNISVEDGFIQAAYLDNRLGVYNALRLCEELQDGVIVFSTYEEHGGGSVPFLMKYIYEQWEVKQALISDITWVTEGVRHHEGVAISLRDKFIPRKVFTDKIVRLAEESGVPYQLEVEGAGGSDGREVQMSPYLVDWCFIGAAEDNVHTPYEKVSLKDLESMIQLYKYLMARL
- a CDS encoding OmpA family protein — encoded protein: MKKLLLSTLMAGALAVGANAQDDFNKWSIDVNGGFNKPMTPMSPGYYSPSLNLGHADVGVRYMFNEKFGAKVDYGFGKYQNADETPSFETNYYRVNLQGVANLARVFNFETWTNTVGLLTHFGAGFGRVTPQENEWADFKDDTYNFIFGFTPQVRLGNRVSLNGDISMLIAGRQNVATDGHTSINPGDPGFYGANAVSWTGTLGLSFYLGGNDVHADWYVRQSQYATKDELESQIGEIKDMLKDSDGDGVPDYLDKEPNTPAGARVDSHGRTLDSDGDGIPDHSDDCAFVPGPASNNGCPVEEVDETDFFKKAINEGYVNVYYAFDSAKPLGYSSSSVSYVSNFLKRNPGVNVEIKGYADEIGPDDYNMKLSEKRAKAVYDLLVAAGIDSSRISYKGYGEDTSVDKQSADARQLARRASFEVQ
- the upp gene encoding uracil phosphoribosyltransferase, with the protein product MFVLTDQNSIANHYLEGLRDISQQNDRLKFRRNMERLGEILSYELSKSLEYDTHTITTPLADTPSRKLKSSPVIIAILRAAIPFYNGIVNYFDQADSGFIGAFRKEGTTDSEVEIDFSYLAAPEIEGKEIILADPMLATGKSLVTSVQQLLKNGTPKNIHIVAAIAAPEGLEHLKSHLGLPYQLWLGAIDEKLNEKAYIVPGLGDAGDLSFGPKH
- a CDS encoding calcium/sodium antiporter; the encoded protein is MIYALIVIGFLILLAGGKALVDGASAIAAKLGMSPGLIGMTIVAFGTSAPELLVSVTAALKGTSDIAVGNVVGSNISNISLVLGISALIYPIKLNFQILKFDYLFTLFATILFYLLALNNWISLWDGIILFLLLILINWFYFKKSNQLPEEFSTKEAEKAKHEPHLKSIGYIIAGILGLYFGAELLVNNAVTLAKEYGVSERIIGVTIIAIGTSLPELATSVVAARKKETDIALGNILGSNMQNILSIIGVTAIIKPIEVSDLFLSTDFLWMIGFTVLLFPIMRTSYKISRLEGGILLVVYGLYLIFLL
- the sdaAA gene encoding L-serine ammonia-lyase, iron-sulfur-dependent, subunit alpha encodes the protein MSYLFETFHGWKSYCEEKEVPLYTPVMEYEKEQRSKPEEEVWEGLLNAYHVMKDAVETGLKEEMVSRSGMINNGAKKVYNNPLSVLSPEFQRLISRALAAKEVNSCMGRVVAAPTAGASGILPGTLYTLQEIHGLEDQKVLEGLLVGAGIALIIEQNASLAGAVGGCQAETGSAAAMASGAMVYCLGGNTDQVFNAVAITIQCMLGLVCDPVAGLVEIPCVVRNASAAAIANSSAQIALSDVSGVIPVDECVEAMGEIGASMENKYKETALGGLAATLTGKGIAKKVLIQDIEMLPDEESPD